Proteins co-encoded in one Diprion similis isolate iyDipSimi1 chromosome 13, iyDipSimi1.1, whole genome shotgun sequence genomic window:
- the LOC124414104 gene encoding uncharacterized protein LOC124414104: MSEDWQSVVTSRDRDCLGCRLVSGGGLIGAGIYVAYHSKQFNKITGKSVMFSFAAVLAGLGTARIMRLPPFDSFGNA, from the exons ATGTCGGAAGATTGGCAAAGCGTGGTTACATCCAGAGACCGTGATTGTTTGGGTTGTAGGTTAGTAAGTGGGGGAGGATTGATCGGCGCCGGTATTTACGTCGCTTACCATTCGAAACAATTTAACAAAATCACTGGGAAATCGGTGATGTTCTCCTTTGCCGCCG tattagCCGGTCTTGGGACTGCTAGAATCATGAGGCTGCCGCCGTTCGATAGTTTTGGAAACGCCTGA
- the LOC124414102 gene encoding AN1-type zinc finger protein 2A translates to MEFPNLGEHCSEKTCNRLQFLPLKCDACEAIFCTDHISYTGHACPSAYKKDVQVPVCPLCNAPVPSKRSDPPDLAVSLHIDNDCQADRAKSRRKVFTNKCTSKGCKIKEIVAVKCGDCGKNFCLKHRHPCDHACVGKEETMRQRRLEALNKQAESRASQNNQNANSSLFRNLQGTISEDEALARALQASLQDEENAGRIESGQEEENPLGNKGRCRLS, encoded by the coding sequence ATGGAGTTTCCAAACTTGGGTGAGCACTGCTCCGAAAAAACCTGCAACCGTCTCCAGTTTTTGCCCCTGAAGTGCGACGCCTGCGAGGCGATTTTCTGCACCGATCACATATCCTACACCGGTCACGCGTGTCCAAGTGCCTACAAGAAGGACGTACAAGTGCCTGTATGTCCGCTCTGCAACGCTCCAGTGCCTTCGAAGCGATCCGATCCACCCGACCTCGCCGTAAGTCTGCATATAGATAATGACTGTCAGGCTGACCGTGCCAAGAGCAGGAGGAAAGTATTCACCAACAAGTGTACGTCCAAGGGCTGTAAAATCAAGGAAATTGTCGCGGTCAAGTGCGGGGACTGTGGGAAAAACTTCTGCTTGAAACACCGGCATCCTTGTGATCACGCCTGCGTGGGAAAAGAGGAAACCATGCGTCAGCGGAGACTTGAAGCTCTGAACAAACAAGCCGAGAGTCGAGCCTCGCAGAATAATCAAAACGCCAATTCTAGCCTGTTTAGGAACCTTCAGGGAACTATAAGCGAGGACGAAGCCTTGGCTAGGGCTCTACAGGCCTCTCTTCAAGACGAAGAAAATGCCGGGAGGATCGAGTCTGGTCAAGAGGAAGAGAATCCGCTCGGGAATAAAGGCAGATGCAGGCTCTCCTAG